From a region of the Syngnathoides biaculeatus isolate LvHL_M chromosome 2, ASM1980259v1, whole genome shotgun sequence genome:
- the LOC133495986 gene encoding FERM and PDZ domain-containing protein 4-like → MGVSRERIRCDSDMSLACHKNKTSGWPPPGSWGALQGPPYSWDSMNCNREGQNCLNNQESQSSSLEEVHLDRLPPVPRLVEMRRDPVLGFGFVAGSEKPVVVRSVTPGGPSEGKLLPGDEIIMINDEPVTSAPRERVIDLVRSCKESILLAVVQPYPSPKSAFISAAKKAMLKSNPVKVRFAEEVIINGQVPNPVKDNSLLFMPNVLKVYLENEQTKSFRFDSSTSIKDVILTLQEKLSIKCIEHFSLMLEERVEGSGSRLLLLHEQEMLTQVTRKPGCDKMKCFFRISFMPHDPVELLRRDAVAFEYLYVQSCNDVVLERFGSELKYDAVLRLAALQMYILTLTTKQSQRVSLKYIQKEWGLSLFLPPAVLTSTKEKNIKKALTHILKTNQNLVPPGKKLTALQAKVHYLRYLSELQLYGGREFKSILLQGEKQTEVTLLVGPRYGISHVINARTNLVALLADFSHVNRIEILNEDQNNVRLELHVLDVRPITLIMESSDAMNLACLTAGYYRLLVDSRRSIFNMIRGSNSTEDDNGQDRVLEWPYSTSFGDSEVLSQSQAQLCRDSQCSDNEERKNSLYPYCHQSQNPDRAFQTQSPVPPPLPPSTRHKPQDSPHSAKVSFIFEGEPPLNKPRSLIYERLQESAEVAEHRTTYLHNTDFETPDRKSFHFSDLTHVYSNIITEEGGEEPLLRDLFYRDTTDDAEDEDEASCEEDSTGGTGGEVREGVATAAGKASFLLLSGPTDDIIDLTSLPPPEGDDAIDDDEDDSLLQTLNLAIAAPPPGFQDNSDEDMLPEEKLLSPHNNHDIPVSLIGAIPSQEDRVEEGRRQLDNTVVKTLQALEALSVSEQKPPPPPRPPLSRNNPGVYTSRGYSPESSSDSGNETNSSEMTELSELAACHRLNESHMRLLVATREGYQPLLEEKTEFPVSPSTAGTTQKKSRSPQHLRPPAVPPRRSPHLDTAGSLRPDCLRGRSQTNLSSTLQRPNSTTPEGKHQKKSADSSGKYNTFSTREGYQSGSGGTIHLEINQRTPFCDRGGSQRRLKFFLEENSQAQDQDANSLSCDHSRIVRPASSPSDGLSGVATLGECVEDNRDVEQDEHLVVASLVSPNKNNQLVGSDQGSDLQNDHHPISRQQSVARLCEYHLAKRISNLQGDAHNSLQGSLCSSLDTRGSANSSVCATPTDSPLGPGATESKHHRLQRHPISNSSSSLLRVLNYDELKPGQSPQTKDLHPHADPVLLRKMLPNIHTPADPGHPSSATPSTHKETITSKKPCFKGPNQKEGSEAYRQFINYLTVSQMHQGGKLHSAGMGGGVKKDTRRYITSNPQLVEMAKNRGSTISRCHCMPSSISSPFVRPNLVNPNAVQVMNRDQKLYHSATLPAKFKRSPEMATQGPNGRLDAKRENSERRSSFSGLQSELERSGMDLDQFLSVYKTDGYITHEVGGTTGRPPSRSRSQPSGCTDEWWTSDPRERHTVLQTSASCLSGQQVDLSNFSLERGPSAFTRQTSTSTIAGISSPSSPIHTQSPPPPVIISAHPNTVSSNSRSTHDVIHSTQSRPTHNNILAVSPMLSQLDSVNNYSQRGRELKHSSGNVTNSSGSVEVLFEKHSRSQIHQPLSPSVSQQGETKVQRRPTRKRLSKSYSQGSVSSHSTCWSSGTRIDSRRASVALPLQKDNKQMKGSQKLDTSPWRCNGPFSYCFFKRKGEGEDDESDWDTPRRSRGGCNLDNNCGASLAIFPCGSAVDAAGEQLYGEVLNNMSFSDRLARVNALKDHMYSFPYGFTEVRRDASELIALVRSSIGRCDRGVQMPMQEVSQSKQLLSVESKELGRACRRMAQAHSSPEEMLLAVTCSFQVLCCLCEACMCLVKGLSTSASHQQREVVAKVDEVVMNYICLLKAAEAATVGEPGEHSVKVLVSHSSTMSAIANALTRSLKTLLSK, encoded by the exons gtGGCCCATCAGAAGGGAAGCTCTTACCAGGTGATGAGATCATCATGATCAATGATGAACCAGTCACATCGGCTCCAAGAGAACGAGTCATCGACCTTGTCAG GAGCTGCAAAGAATCCATCCTATTGGCTGTTGTCCAACCATATCCC TCCCCTAAATCAGCCTTCATCAGTGCAGCCAAAAAAGCCATGCTCAAGTCCAATCCGGTCAAAGTGCGCTTTGCCGAGGAGGTCATCATAAACGGCCAGGTTCCA AACCCAGTGAAAGACAACTCTCTTTTATTCATGCCAAATGTCCTGAAGGTCTACCTGGAAAATGAGCAAACCAAGTCTTTCCGCTTTGACAGTAGTACCTCCATCAAG GATGTGATCCTGACCCTGCAAGAGAAACTGTCCATCAAATGCATCGAGCATTTCTCCCTTATGTTGGAGGAGAGGGTGGAAGGCTCTGGAAGCAGACTTCTTTTGCTCCACGAACAAGAGATGCTTACTCAG GTGACTCGCAAGCCTGGTTGTGATAAGATGAAGTGTTTCTTTCGAATCAGCTTCATGCCCCACGACCCAGTAGAGCTGCTGCGACGAGATGCTGTGGCGTTCGAATACCTCTATGTGCAG AGCTGCAATGATGTGGTGCTGGAGCGGTTCGGCTCAGAATTGAAGTACGACGCGGTGCTGCGACTAGCAGCGTTGCAAATGTACATCCTCACCTTAACAACCAAACAAAGTCAGAGGGTCTCCCTAAAATATATCCA AAAGGAGTGGGGCCTATCACTGTTCCTGCCTCCAGCCGTGCTGACCAGCACCAAggagaaaaacataaaaaaagctcTGACGCACATCCTCAAAACCAACCAGAACCTCGTGCCTCCTGGGAAAAAA CTGACAGCTTTGCAGGCCAAGGTGCATTATCTTAGGTACCTCAGTGAGCTCCAACTTTATGGCGGGAGAGAATTTAAATCAATACTTTTG CAAGGTGAGAAACAAACCGAGGTAACATTGTTAGTGGGTCCTCGTTATGGTATCAGTCATGTCATCAATGCACGGACCAACCTAGTGGCCCTCTTGGCTGATTTCAGCCATGTGAACCGAATTGAAATCCTCAACGAGGATCAAAACAATGTCCGACTGGAGCTACATGTTCTGGATGTCAGG CCCATCACACTTATCATGGAGTCAAGTGACGCAATGAACCTGGCCTGTCTAACAGCAGGCTACTACCGCCTCCTAGTGGACTCAAGGAGATCTATCTTTAACATGATACGCGGCAGCAACTCCACAGAAGATGACAACG GTCAGGATCGTGTCCTGGAGTGGCCATATAGCACATCTTTTGGGGACAGTGAGGTGTTATCACAGAGCCAGGCGCAGCTCTGCAGAGACTCTCAATGCTCAGACAATGAGGAGAGAAAAAACAGCCTCTATCCCTACTGCCATCAATCCCAAAACCCTGACAGAGCCTTTCAGACCCAGAGTCCGGTGCCACCTCCTCTTCCGCCCTCGACCAGACACAAACCTCAAGACTCACCTCATAGTGCCaaagtgtcatttatttttgaaggAGAGCCACCATTGAACAAGCCCAGGAGCTTAATCTATGAACGACTTCAGGAGAGTGCTGAGGTAGCTGAGCACAGAACAACTTACTTGCACAATACTGACTTTGAGACACCAGACAGGAAGTCATTTCACTTCAGTGACCTGACACATGTCTATAGCAACATAATAACTGAGGAAGGCGGTGAGGAGCCACTATTAAGAGACTTGTTTTATCGTGACACCACAGACGATGCAGAGGATGAGGACGAGGCTTCTTGTGAAGAAGACTCCACTGGAGGAACTGGGGGAGAAGTGAGAGAAGGAGTGGCCACTGCAGCCGGAAAagcttcttttcttttgctttctgGACCAACCGATGACATAATTGACCTCACTTCACTGCCTCCACCTGAGGGCGATGATGcaattgatgatgatgaggatgactCGCTGCTGCAGACACTTAACCTTGCAATCGCAGCTCCCCCACCGGGGTTTCAGGACAATTCAGATGAGGACATGTTACCTGAGGAAAAGCTCCTGAGCCCGCACAACAACCATGATATTCCAGTCTCATTAATTGGTGCTATCCCTAGTCAAGAGGACAGAGTAGAGGAGGGAAGGAGGCAGCTGGATAACACAGTAGTAAAAACCCTGCAGGCACTTGAAGCATTGTCTGTCTCTGAACAGAAgcctcctccaccaccacgTCCACCACTTAGCAGGAACAATCCAG GTGTTTACACATCTCGAGGCTATAGCCCAGAATCTTCCTCCGACTCCGGAAATGAGACAAACTCCTCAGAAATGACAGAATTGTCTGAGCTGGCTGCTTGTCATCGACTCAACGAGAGCCACATGCGCCTCCTGGTAGCCACGAGGGAGGGATACCAGCCTTTACTTGAGGAAAAAACTGAGTTCCCTGTTTCACCCAGTACTGCAGGAACAACCCAAAAGAAGTCCCGTAGTCCACAGCACCTACGACCACCTGCTGTCCCTCCAAGACGGAGCCCGCATTTGGACACAGCAGGATCGTTACGGCCAGACTGCCTCAGAGGGAGATCTCAGACAAACCTCTCCTCTACTCTTCAGCGGCCAAATTCCACAACTCCCGAAGGCAAGCATCAGAAAAAGTCTGCAGACTCAAGCGGAAAGtacaacacatttagcacaagGGAAGGGTACCAAAGCGGGAGTGGTGGAACCATCCATCTTGAGATTAATCAACGTACTCCATTCTGTGATCGTGGAGGAAGCCAAAGAAGACTCAAGTTCTTTTTGGAGGAAAACTCCCAAGCTCAGGACCAGGATGCAAACAGCCTCTCTTGTGACCATTCCAGAATTGTCCGTCCCGCTTCGTCTCCATCTGATGGCCTTTCAGGTGTGGCTACTCTCGGAGAATGTGTTGAAGATAATAGAGATGTCGAGCAAGATGAACATCTAGTTGTAGCATCATTAGTGtccccaaataaaaacaaccaatTGGTGGGTTCTGACCAAGGATCAGACCTACAGAATGACCATCATCCTATTTCAAGACAGCAAAGTGTTGCACGTTTATGTGAGTACCATCTTGCAAAGAGGATTTCAAACTTACAAGGTGACGCTCACAATTCTCTACAGGGCTCCCTGTGCTCATCATTGGATACTCGTGGCAGCGCAAACAGCAGTGTCTGTGCCACTCCAACCGATTCACCACTTGGTCCAGGGGCGACTGAGTCCAAACACCACCGTCTACAAAGGCACCCAATCTCAAATTCTTCTTCGTCTTTACTCAGGGTTTTAAACTATGATGAACTTAAACCTGGACAGAGTCCCCAAACAAAGGATTTACACCCTCATGCGGACCCTGTCCTCCTTCGAAAAATGCTGCCAAACATCCACACACCTGCTGACCCTGGCCATCCATCCTCAGCCACACCCTCTACACACAAAGAGACAATTACAAGCAAAAAGCCCTGTTTTAAAGGGCCAAACCAAAAAGAAGGCAGTGAGGCGTACAGACAATTTATCAACTACCTAACTGTGAGCCAAATGCACCAAGGTGGAAAGTTACACAGTGCAGGCATGGGGGGCGGTGTGAAAAAAGACACTCGTCGCTACATCACAAGCAACCCTCAACTTGTCGAAATGGCTAAGAATCGAGGGAGCACAATCTCTCGATGCCACTGTATGCCATCCTCGATATCATCCCCTTTTGTCCGCCCAAATTTGGTCAACCCAAATGCCGTGCAAGTGATGAATAGAGATCAAAAGTTATACCACTCTGCCACACTTCCGGCCAAATTTAAAAGAAGTCCTGAGATGGCCACTCAGGGTCCAAATGGTCGGTTAGATGCAAAGCGGGAAAATTCAGAAAGACGGAGCTCTTTTTCTGGACTTCAAAGTGAGCTTGAAAGGAGTGGTATGGACCTTGATCAATTCCTATCGGTATATAAGACAGATGGCTACATTACCCATGAGGTTGGGGGAACCACTGGCAGGCCTCCATCTCGTTCAAGAAGCCAACCAAGTGGTTGCACAGATGAGTGGTGGACATCAGACCCAAGAGAAAGGCATACAGTCCTTCAAACTTCTGCCTCCTGTTTAAGTGGTCAGCAAGTAGACCTCAGTAACTTTTCACTCGAAAGGGGTCCTTCAGCTTTCACTAGACAGACATCGACAAGTACCATAGCTGGAATTTCCTCTCCATCCTCACCAATCCATACACAGTCTCCCCCTCCTCCTGTAATAATTTCAGCACATCCCAACACTGTTTCCAGCAACTCTCGGAGCACACATGATGTCATTCATTCCACCCAGTCTCGGCCAACTCATAACAACATTCTTGCTGTTAGCCCAATGCTGTCACAGTTGGATTCTGTCAATAATTACTCGCAAAGGGGGCGGGAACTTAAACACAGCTCTGGCAATGTCACCAACAGCTCTGGTAGCGTGGAGGTTCTGTTCGAAAAGCACAGCCGAAGCCAGATCCACCAACCCTTGTCACCATCTGTGTCCCAGCAAGGAGAAACCAAAGTCCAAAGGAGGCCAACAAGGAAAAGGCTATCTAAGAGTTACTCTCAAGGCTCAGTCTCATCCCATAGCACTTGTTGGTCTTCTGGCACCAGGATAGACAGCAGGAGGGCTTCAGTAGCATTACCTTTGCAGAAAGATAATAAACAAATGAAGGGCTCTCAAAAACTAGACACCAGTCCTTGGagatgcaatggacctttcagCTACTGTTTCTTTAAACGTAAAGGTGAGGGAGAAGATGATGAGAGCGACTGGGACACACCAAGACGAAGTCGTGGTGGGTGCAACCTAGATAACAACTGTGGTGCATCATTAGCCATCTTCCCCTGTGGCTCAGCAGTGGATGCAGCTGGAGAGCAGCTGTATGGTGAGGTTCTTAACAACATGAGCTTTAGTGACCGCCTGGCCCGGGTCAACGCCCTTAAGGACCACATGTACAGCTTCCCTTATGGCTTCACAGAGGTCCGGCGTGATGCCAGTGAGCTCATTGCCTTGGTGAGATCCAGCATAGGTCGCTGTGATCGTGGTGTCCAAATGCCAATGCAGGAAGTGTCACAATCCAAGCAACTCCTCTCAGTGGAGTCCAAAGAGTTAGGCCGGGCATGTCGTCGGATGGCGCAGGCGCACAGCAGCCCTGAGGAGATGCTGCTGGCAGTGACGTGCAGTTTCCAGGTgctttgttgtctctgtgaagCTTGTATGTGTCTCGTAAAGGGGCTTAGTACGTCAGCCTCACATCAACAAAGAGAGGTTGTCGCAAAAGTAGATGAGGTTGTTATGAACTACATCTGTTTACTCAAAGCAGCTGAAGCAGCAACTGTGGGAGAACCGGGAGAGCACAGTGTCAAGGTACTGGTGAGTCATTCAAGTACCATGTCAGCTATCGCTAACGCACTAACGCGCTCTCTTAAAACGCTACTAAGCAAGTAG